Genomic segment of Streptococcus australis:
GAAAATTTGTCCATTGGCGACCGAGTTTTGGCTAAAAAACTACAACTAACTATCCGTGGCCAAGATAAAATCGGTATCATCGGGCCTAATGGTATTGGGAAATCGACTCTGCTAGCCAAGTTGCAACAACTGCTCAGCATCAAAAGAGAAATTTCGCTTGGTTTTATGCCACAAGATTACCATAAAAAACTGCAATTAGATCTATCTCCAGTAGCCTACCTCAGCCAAACTGGACAAAAAGAGGAACTACAGAAAATCCAATCCCACTTAGCCAGTCTCAATTTCAGTTACCCAGAGATGCAGCACCAAATCCGTTCCTTATCTGGTGGGCAACAAGGTAAACTCCTACTTTTGGATTTAGTGTTGCGCAAACCAAACTTTCTCCTTCTGGATGAGCCTACACGTAATTTTTCTCCCACTTCTCAACCCGAAATCAGAAAACTCTTTGCCTCTTATCCTGGTGGTCTGATCACTGTTTCGCATGACAGACGCTTCTTAAAAGAGGTCTGTACAAGTATCTATCGTTTGACAGATCATGGTTTGGAAGTTGTTGCTTTACAAGATTTATAAATTTTGAACATAGCAAAAATCCAGAGACGACCTCTGGATTTTTTTACATGTGTTTCAAGCGTTCGATCCGTTCTGAGATAGGTGGGTGGGTATAAAAGAGTTTTTGTAGTCCCCCACCTTTCTTAGGGTCATTGATATAAAGAGCGCTGCTGGCATCGTCAACATGGTGATGCATCGGCTCGCTATTGTCCAACTTGCGCAGCGCATTGATCATCCCTTGAGGATTGCGGGTCAGCTCCACACTAGATGCATCCGCCAAAAATTCCCTCTGACGGGAAATAGCTAGTTGCACCAAGGTTGCAGCGAGAGGTGCCAGAACAATGGCTAAGAGAGAGATAACAAGCATGATAATCTCTAAACCATTTCCATCACGATCGTCGTCACTCCGTCTGCGACCAGCGCCACCCCACCACATCATCCGTCCTGCCATACTAGATAGCAGTGTAATAGCACTAGCAAGGGCAACAGCAATGGTCGAAATGCGGATATCGTAGTTTCGGATATGACTGACCTCATGCCCCATAACAGCTTCCAGTTCCTCGCGATTCATGATAGCTAGAAGACCCGAAGTGGCTGCTACTGCTGCATTCTGCGGATTCGAACCTGTTGCAAAGGCATTTAAAGATGAATCCTCAATGATGAAAACTCGTGGCATGGGAATCTGAGCGACCATGGCCATATCTTCCACTACATGGTAGAGGTCTGGTGCTGTTTGCTCATCAACCTCACGCGCCCCATTCATAGACATGACAATCTCTGTCGATTGAAAGATCATGGTTAATGCATAGACAAAACCGATGATTAGGGCTATGATGATGCCACCAAGACCTGAACGCATAAAGAGATAGCCAACCGCATAACCAATCAAGGCCAAGAGTAGGAAGAAAATCAGCAACAAAATCCAGGTTCTTCGCTTATTACTTGCAATTTGATCAAACAACATCTTAGTCACCTAAACCGCTAAAATCGACTTTCGGAACTGCCTTTTCCTCTTCAGGTGTTTGAAGGAAGTCTGCAGCTTTAAAGCCAAAGAGTCCTGCGATGACATTGCTTGGGAAGCTCTCTAGTTTTACATTGTAGTTGCTGACAACACTGTTGTAGAGTTGGCGTGAGTAGGAAATTTTATTTTCTGTATTGGTCAACTCTTCTTGTAATTTGATAAAGTTAGCGCTAGCTTTCAAGTCTGGGTAATTCTCTGCTACTGCAAAGATACCAGAAATCTGGCGGGTAAGGGCATCACTGGCCTTCATCGCCTCAGCTGGTGAGGTTGCTGCGGCTACTTGTCTACGAAGTTCTGTCACTTTTTCCAAGGTAGAACCTTCATATTTGGCATAGCCTTTGACTGTTTCAATCAAGTTTGGGAGGAGATCATTACGACGCTTCAACTGAACATCTATCTGGCTCCAAGCCTCCTTGGTCTGCATACGATTTTTAACCAAACCGTTATAGCTAACAATCACAAAAATAACAATCAGAGCCAAAACTCCAAGAATAATCCAAGTCATAATCTTATTCCTTTCTGCTTTTAGATTAATACCAGTATATCAAATTTTTAATGAATATGGTAAAATAAGATGATACTAGAGAAGGAAATAACTATGAAACCAGAAACATTTTACGACTTGCTAGCGGAGCAAAACCTTCCACTTTCAGACCAGCAAAAGAACCAATTTGAACGGTATTTTGAACTCTTGGTGGAATGGAATGAAAAGATTAACCTGACCGCTATTACAGACAAAGAAGAAGTCTACCTTAAGCACTTTTATGATTCGATTGCACCCATCCTACAAGGTTTGATTTCAAGTGAAACTATCAAACTTCTTGATATCGGGGCTGGGGCAGGATTTCCTAGTCTTCCTATGAAAATCCTCTATCCTCAGTTAGATGTGACCATCATTGATTCGCTCAACAAACGCATCAACTTCCTCCAGCTTTTGGTTCAAGAACTCGATTTGGACGGAGTTCACTTCTACCATGGACGCGCTGAAGACTTTGCCCAAGATAAGAACTTCCGTGCTCAGTTTGATATAGTGACGGCCCGTGCTGTTGCCCGTATGCAGGTCTTGTCTGAACTGACCATTCCCTACCTTAAAGTTGGTGGAAAACTACTGGCTCTCAAGGCCAGCAACGCCCCTGAGGAATTATCTGAAGCCAAGAATGCCCTCAATCTGCTCTTTAGCAAGGTTGAGGATAATATCAGTTACGCCCTACCAAATGGAGATCCACGTTACATCACTGTGGTAGAAAAGAAAAAAGAAACCCCAAACAAATATCCACGTAAGGCTGGCATGCCCAATAAACGCCCACTTTAAATTTTTTAGTAAAAAAATGATTTACAAAGTTCGCCTCGCTCTTACATTTCTGGGCTCGGGAAAAAATGATTTACAAAATCAACCTCCCTCTCACATTTCTGGGCTCGGGAAAAAATGATTTACAAAATCATTTTTTTCTGCTATACTATCCTAAGCAAAGGTTTTTAATGTCATCCCGTGAGGTGACGAAGACACAGAAATATATGAAATTCTTTGAGAATGAGATTATCCTCTTTTTAAAGAAGTCTTACTCTGATAGCCTGTTGCTGTAAAATAATGGGCTCTTTTTTGATGCCCAAAAGTGAGGTTTATATGAAACAAGAATCAACTGTTGATTTGTTACTAGACGTTGACCAACGTCCTTCAGCTGGAAAAGGAATTCTCCTTAGTTTCCAACACGTTTTCGCCATGTTTGGTGCGACCATCTTGGTACCCTTGATTTTGGGAATGCCTGTATCTGTTGCACTTTTTGCTTCAGGTGTTGGAACACTCATCTACATGATCGCAACTGGTTTTAGAGTTCCAGTTTATCTAGGATCATCATTCGCCTTTATCACAGCTATGTCCCTAGCTATGAAGGAACTAGGAGGGGATGTATCAGCTGCACAAACAGGGGTTATCCTTACAGGTTTTATATATGTCCTTGTGGCTGCAAGTGTTCGTTTTGCGGGTACAAAATGGATTGATAAACTCTTGCCACCAATCATCATCGGACCTATGATTATCGTTATCGGTCTTGGTCTGGCAAATTCAGCTGTAACGAATGCTGGACTTGTAGCAGATGGAAATTGGAAAAATGCTCTTGTAGCTGTTGTAACTTTCTTGATCGCTGCCTTTATCAATACAAAAGGAAAAGGTTTCCTTCGTATTATTCCTTTCCTCTTTGCCATCATCGGTGGTTACATCTTCGCACTAACTCTTGGTTTGGTTGACTTTACACCAGTTCTAAAAGCTAACTGGTTTGAAATTCCTGGTTTCTACTTGCCATTTAGCACAGGTGGAGCCTTCAAGCAATATGACCTATACTTTGGACCTGAAACAATCGCTATCTTGCCAATCGCTATCGTAACAATTTCTGAACATATCGGAGACCATACTGTTTTGGGTCAAATCTGTGGCCGTCAATTCTTGAAAGAACCAGGTCTTCACCGTACTCTTCTTGGTGATGGTATCGCAACTTCTGTTTCTGCCTTCCTTGGTGGACCAGCCAATACAACTTACGGAGAAAATACAGGGGTTATCGGTATGACTCGTATCGCTTCTGTCTCAGTTATCCGTAACGCTGCCTTTATCGCGATTGCCCTTAGCTTCCTTGGTAAATTCACAGCCTTGATTTCTACAATCCCAAACGCTGTACTTGGTGGGATGTCTATCCTTCTCTACGGAGTTATCGCCAGCAATGGTTTGAAAGTCTTAATCAAAGAACGTGTAGACTTCGGTCAAATGCGTAACCTAATCATTGCAAGTGCAATGCTGGTACTTGGACTTGGTGGAGCAATCCTTAAACTCGGTCCAGTAACCCTTTCAGGTACTGCCTTATCAGCTATGACAGGTATCATCTTAAACCTGATCTTACCATACGAAAATAAAGACTAGTCATCTATATACACAAAATCCACTCAATTGAGTGGATTTTTCTGATTCTTATGCTCCCCACGCAATCAAGAGATACATGAGGCTAGAACCAAACATATCTGCCAGAGCATGCATGAGGAAAAATGGCAAGAGATTTTTGAGCTTATACTTGTATAAGAAATAATAGAATAGGCCATAAACGACACCAATAACCAGTGCCCACACCACTCCTTGATAAGTATGAAAAGAAATCCGAATGATGGTAGAATAAAGCAAAAACCGCCACTTATGCTTTTCTCTCACTGATGTCAACAATCCTAGAAAGAAAAACTCTTCATAGAAGCCATTCAGCAAGGCATAGGCAATTGTCATCGGACTAAGCGCTAGGAATTTCCGTATAATTTCCATGAGATCTATGTGGGCAAAAAGAGCTGGATTTAAGTAATTGTATTCACCAGTTAGTGTCGTCACCAAGTCTCCAAACAATCCCACAATGGCAAATATAAAAGGAACCCAAAAGAGAAGGGACCAGGTCCAACGAATGGGAAGTTGTTTGAAATCATAATTCCGAATCAAAAGGTAAAGAAAGGTCAAGATCAGAAGTATCACTTGCAGGGTGAAGTTGCTCAAATAGCCTACTCCCTCGCTGACAGTATTACTTGCTGTATCCATTGTAGTTGACAGACCTGTCGGAAACATACTTGCTAAAAAGAGCTTCGTTGAGCGAATGATAAACTGACCAAACATTAGAACTGTAATAATCAGAATATCAAACCATCTCAAGTAGCGCAGAGGCTGAGATGGATGAATGATTTGTAAAATTTTCATATTTTCTCCTTCTAGCAGTTAAAGATTGGTTTATTGTAAGAAAAGAAACTTAAAATTTTATAATATCCCCTTCGTATTCCTTATCCGTAATCAATATTTCGATAGGATATTCAAACCAACCACTTTTTACGAGTAGCTAGTTTCTCATTCAACCTTCCGTTTGTTTTCTATCAACAAATCTTTCAAAGAAATAATGCTTACCGCTAGTAAAATCATGGCCATACCGATAAAATCAATCGCATAGAATTGCTCCTTCATAATCAGAAAGGCAAAGAAAACGGCTGATATGGGTTCTATGGAAGCCAATAAACTGGACTTAACAGGTCCTATCAAACTAGCTCCTTTTAGGAAAGCTATATAGGCAAAGACCGTTCCGATGATGATAATCCCAGCAAGTGCAAAGAGAAAATCCAAGCTAGTCGGTATACTGGCCTGCAAAACTCCTGTGAAGGGAATAGCCCCGACACCAGAAATAACCATGCCCACACCAATCACCAACATACTTCCCCACTTCTTAATCAAAGCGATCGGGAGGATAATATAGAGGGCATAGGTCAAGGCAGAAAAGAGACCCCAAAAGAGACCAGCAGGTGTGACCGACAACTGGTCAAGTTCCCCATGCGTAGCAATAAGAAAAGTTCCTCCAATTGCTAAACCAATTGAAATAATCTCAGCCAGAGTCGGCGCTACCTTGTCCTTGATACAAGTATAAATCAAGATGCCAACAGGACATACATACTGGAGAACCGTCGCCGTTCCAGCATTGGTTTCCTGAATGGCAGAAAGATAGGCAAACTGGTTTAAGAAAAGTCCAAACAAGGCAAATAACAAGAGAGAAAAAAGGCTTTTCCTGTCTTTTAAAAAAGCAAGGAATTTATCCTTTGCGGTCGCATAAGTTAAAAATATTAGGGCAAATCCAGCAATAATGAGCCGCAGATTGGTCAAGACTAGAGCGGAAATCCCGTGTGCCATCAGGTATTGGCCACTGGTTCCAGACAAGCCCCAAGCAATGCCTGCAACTACTGTAAAGAGAGTTCCTTTTACGGTTTTTGACATTCTTCCCCCTACCTTTCCCTACGAATCATTTCCATGACTTGGTTTCGATCGACTATCCACTGAGCACGTTCATCCTTCTCATACGTTCGATTGGATAAAAAGATGGCGGCTTCCTGTTTCTTACGATTCCACATGATGAAGGTACCTGTATAGCCTGTATGATCTAGCCAGTCTCCCTCCAGATTCCAAGCTAGCGAACGCTCTTTATCCTCTAAGGGAGAGTAATTTCGACTTAAGTTTTCAGCAAAATCATCTTTCAAGTAATGTTCCAGAAAGATTTGCAAATCCTTAACAGTTGAAAATAAACCCGCACTTCCAGCATGTTTGCTCAAAAGACGAGCTTTGGGATCGTGAATACTGCCTGCCTCTACTCCCCTCACTGTTGGTACAGCAAACTCAACGGGACCAAACATGGTTTCCTTCATCCCCCATGGGTTCAAAACTTGTTCTTCTATAATCTGATCCAAGTCTTGTTCAAAGATTTTTTCCAAAAGGAAACCCAAGAGTAAAAAATGAACATCCGAGTATAGAAAAGCAGGCTGACTACGTCTATTCAGATGAAACATGGCCTCTCTTAATTCCTCAGAGCCTAACTGGTCCCTATTGAGAATAAAGGGGTCCAGGTCTGTCGCGTGGGTCAAGAGTTGACGAATAGTGATATCTGGGTAATCACATGCAGCTAAAAAGTCCGTCACCGGTCGGTCAATATCTAATTTGCCTTGCTGCCACAAGAAGGTGTAGACCGTCCCCACTCCCACAACCTTACTCACACTAGCCAGATCATAAACCAAATCGGCCTCTGTCTTCATGCCCCGTTCTGGATCACTCAATCCCAGATAAGACTCTTTCCATTCACCATCCTTATAATACGCAAAAGAGGCCCCGGGATAGACCCCTGCCTCGATTTGATCTTCTATTTTTCTTAGAATTTTTGTCCACTTCATGCTTCTTCAAACCACAATTCGATGTTATTGGTATCTTTACCAAGAAAGAATTTTCCGGACTTAGGAACAAAGTAGCCTGTCTTTTCAAATTTCCGACGAAGACTAGTCAACTCAAGATCCTTTACCAAAAATTTCAGCATAGACAAGTCCCAGGTAACATTGTTTTCAACAGCCAAATCTGGACCTTGCCCTTGAGTAAATGTGATGGCATCAGTTGCCAATTCTGAATCAAGTAAACTCTCTGTTCCTTCAGGCAAACGTAACTCCATAGAAATCTCAAATTGACTCAAATACTTTATGCTTTTATTTGAATAAAATTCAGGAACAGTTTCCAGCGGAACCAAATCTTTAATATGATTTTCCGCATGAACAAGGATCACATCCT
This window contains:
- the htpX gene encoding zinc metalloprotease HtpX; amino-acid sequence: MLFDQIASNKRRTWILLLIFFLLLALIGYAVGYLFMRSGLGGIIIALIIGFVYALTMIFQSTEIVMSMNGAREVDEQTAPDLYHVVEDMAMVAQIPMPRVFIIEDSSLNAFATGSNPQNAAVAATSGLLAIMNREELEAVMGHEVSHIRNYDIRISTIAVALASAITLLSSMAGRMMWWGGAGRRRSDDDRDGNGLEIIMLVISLLAIVLAPLAATLVQLAISRQREFLADASSVELTRNPQGMINALRKLDNSEPMHHHVDDASSALYINDPKKGGGLQKLFYTHPPISERIERLKHM
- a CDS encoding LemA family protein, with product MTWIILGVLALIVIFVIVSYNGLVKNRMQTKEAWSQIDVQLKRRNDLLPNLIETVKGYAKYEGSTLEKVTELRRQVAAATSPAEAMKASDALTRQISGIFAVAENYPDLKASANFIKLQEELTNTENKISYSRQLYNSVVSNYNVKLESFPSNVIAGLFGFKAADFLQTPEEEKAVPKVDFSGLGD
- the rsmG gene encoding 16S rRNA (guanine(527)-N(7))-methyltransferase RsmG, giving the protein MKPETFYDLLAEQNLPLSDQQKNQFERYFELLVEWNEKINLTAITDKEEVYLKHFYDSIAPILQGLISSETIKLLDIGAGAGFPSLPMKILYPQLDVTIIDSLNKRINFLQLLVQELDLDGVHFYHGRAEDFAQDKNFRAQFDIVTARAVARMQVLSELTIPYLKVGGKLLALKASNAPEELSEAKNALNLLFSKVEDNISYALPNGDPRYITVVEKKKETPNKYPRKAGMPNKRPL
- a CDS encoding uracil-xanthine permease family protein, with the translated sequence MKQESTVDLLLDVDQRPSAGKGILLSFQHVFAMFGATILVPLILGMPVSVALFASGVGTLIYMIATGFRVPVYLGSSFAFITAMSLAMKELGGDVSAAQTGVILTGFIYVLVAASVRFAGTKWIDKLLPPIIIGPMIIVIGLGLANSAVTNAGLVADGNWKNALVAVVTFLIAAFINTKGKGFLRIIPFLFAIIGGYIFALTLGLVDFTPVLKANWFEIPGFYLPFSTGGAFKQYDLYFGPETIAILPIAIVTISEHIGDHTVLGQICGRQFLKEPGLHRTLLGDGIATSVSAFLGGPANTTYGENTGVIGMTRIASVSVIRNAAFIAIALSFLGKFTALISTIPNAVLGGMSILLYGVIASNGLKVLIKERVDFGQMRNLIIASAMLVLGLGGAILKLGPVTLSGTALSAMTGIILNLILPYENKD
- a CDS encoding CPBP family intramembrane glutamic endopeptidase; the encoded protein is MKILQIIHPSQPLRYLRWFDILIITVLMFGQFIIRSTKLFLASMFPTGLSTTMDTASNTVSEGVGYLSNFTLQVILLILTFLYLLIRNYDFKQLPIRWTWSLLFWVPFIFAIVGLFGDLVTTLTGEYNYLNPALFAHIDLMEIIRKFLALSPMTIAYALLNGFYEEFFFLGLLTSVREKHKWRFLLYSTIIRISFHTYQGVVWALVIGVVYGLFYYFLYKYKLKNLLPFFLMHALADMFGSSLMYLLIAWGA
- a CDS encoding DMT family transporter; this translates as MSKTVKGTLFTVVAGIAWGLSGTSGQYLMAHGISALVLTNLRLIIAGFALIFLTYATAKDKFLAFLKDRKSLFSLLLFALFGLFLNQFAYLSAIQETNAGTATVLQYVCPVGILIYTCIKDKVAPTLAEIISIGLAIGGTFLIATHGELDQLSVTPAGLFWGLFSALTYALYIILPIALIKKWGSMLVIGVGMVISGVGAIPFTGVLQASIPTSLDFLFALAGIIIIGTVFAYIAFLKGASLIGPVKSSLLASIEPISAVFFAFLIMKEQFYAIDFIGMAMILLAVSIISLKDLLIENKRKVE
- a CDS encoding serine hydrolase domain-containing protein — encoded protein: MKWTKILRKIEDQIEAGVYPGASFAYYKDGEWKESYLGLSDPERGMKTEADLVYDLASVSKVVGVGTVYTFLWQQGKLDIDRPVTDFLAACDYPDITIRQLLTHATDLDPFILNRDQLGSEELREAMFHLNRRSQPAFLYSDVHFLLLGFLLEKIFEQDLDQIIEEQVLNPWGMKETMFGPVEFAVPTVRGVEAGSIHDPKARLLSKHAGSAGLFSTVKDLQIFLEHYLKDDFAENLSRNYSPLEDKERSLAWNLEGDWLDHTGYTGTFIMWNRKKQEAAIFLSNRTYEKDERAQWIVDRNQVMEMIRRER
- a CDS encoding CppA N-terminal domain-containing protein, translating into MNANQMIQIIPTLKVNNRKLNEKFYIETLGMKPLLEESAFLSLGDQTGTERLILEESPSMRTRRVEGLKKLARLIVKVENPSEIEGLLSQMKSLPHLFKGSRGYAFEIVSPEQDVILVHAENHIKDLVPLETVPEFYSNKSIKYLSQFEISMELRLPEGTESLLDSELATDAITFTQGQGPDLAVENNVTWDLSMLKFLVKDLELTSLRRKFEKTGYFVPKSGKFFLGKDTNNIELWFEEA